The region AGGGGCTCTCAGGGGCCAGCACTCTGCCCAGAGCTGCCCCTCAGCCCCCTGTCCTGAACCTGGGTGCCCCAATGCTGCCCAGCACCCCCAGAAGCCCGCGGGGCTCAGCCAGACTGACCGGCCACCAAGGGTAGTCGAGTTGCcattaacccattttacagattaggaggctgaggcccagagaggaaggtCAGTGGCTCAGGACCTAAAGAGGGGTCACGTCACTGCCTGCTCATtgttcagatggggaaactgaggcccgaggGGGCCCAAGAGTTTCTGATCCCCCAGCTGGGAGCTGTAACACTGACACAAGTAAGGAGCAGTTTTCTCtttgaaggagaagagaaagggagacagacacaCTACAGGCTGAGCCTCCCGTGCTTTCCCTGGAAGCTGGCAGATCCGCTGGAGGCCTGTGTGGCCCCCACTGGCCCACTGGCCTGCCCCATGGCCGTTGCCTGTTGCATCACCCACAGTTGGAGAGGGAGGTGGCTGAGGCCACGGCTTCCAGGCCCACTTCCCCTCCTCTGCCAGCCCAAGCTCTTGGAGGACACCCCCAGGGCTCCCCACCCCCTTACCAAGCTGCCACCTCCAGGCAGCCCTGCACTTACCTGCCTGCCCCCTGGGCCCCGGTGTGACCCACACCTGGAGCAGAGCACTTGGGGGGGTCACAAGGGCCAGGCcctgcctgctttctctccctccctccctccctcccttctctctctctctctctctctctttctatatttttttgaagttttatttaaatgcacTTCACATTccatacaattcatccatttaacacTTCGGTGGCATTTGgtacattcacaaagttgtgcaaccaccacctctatctgattccagaacattccatcagcCCAAAAGCAACCCTGTTCCATCAGCGGTCACCCCCTTatctcccccccagcccccggcccccacgAGCCCCTTCCTTTCGTGGATGAGCCTGTTCTggacgtgtcacccacgtggactcacaccccgtgtggcctccggtgtctggttccctccccgAGCGTCGTGGGCTCGGGGTCCGTCCCCGGGGCCGCGCGTGTGGGCGCCTCGCTCCTGCTCGCGGCCGCGGGACGCTCCCGTGTGTGGGGACCGTGTGTGTATCTGTTCATCCATCAGCTAATGACTTATTACACTCCTATGTGTGTTCGGTAGCCGAAGCCCCGAGGGGTCAGGCTGGTCTCATCGTCCCACTtaacagctggggaaactgaggctcaggaggcCGTATTTCCAGCCCAGGATCACAGAGCCCAGCAGAACCTGAGCCCAGGCAGCTGGTGTGTGTCTGCTCTCAGGAGAAGAGCCTGGGAATGAGGAGGGGCCGAGCCGGGTGGGGTGGTGACAGAGACAGGGACGGTGACCAGAGTGATGAGGTGGCTTTTGGGGCTTACATCACCCTCGCCGTGGGCGGAGCACTTTCCAAACATCACTGCCCTGAGGGCGGTGCTCTCCCCGTCCCCACTTCACCAGTGGGGAAGGCGAGACACGGGCAGGGAGGCCTGGCTGGCACGGGTGGGGCTGGGCGCCCCGCGGCCCTGCGGGTTCTGCGGGCGCACGTGGGGTGCCACGCTGGCGGAGGTGGACGTCCCGAGGTGCGAGGACACAGGGGGCCAGGCCGACAGAAGGCGTGGCCGGTCCTGAGAGCAGAACGTCTGCAGGGCGACAGACGGAGGCACGCAGCCCTGCGCGCGCAGGCTGAGTGCGTTCCAAAGGGGAAACTGACTTCATGGAGCCGCCCGACCAGGGCTCAAGGTCAGCACCGTCGGCAGGAAGATGCACGGCCCCAGCGGCCTCGGAGGTGATGCCCGAGGAGACACAGGGTCGGCCTGTGGGGCTCCTGCCAAGAACGCACGACCGCTTCAAACCCCACACTAGGGCCCCTGCACGACTGGCCAGCTCCCTGCACACATCACAAGGGACATCACAAAGGCCGCGGGGCTGTCCCAGAGCGGAGGAGACGCCACATGGGGTCCTGGACCAGACAAGGGGCGCCGCCGGGTGGGATGCAGGAGGCCCACAGAGGAGGCCGACTCCGGACCAACCTGCCGTCCTGATTTGTTTCAGGGGAAGCTGGGGGCGCAAACCTGGGAATTCTTCCGACTTTGGCCAGCatgaaatcatttcaaaatgagagttaaaaaacatttctttttttgtccccaAGTTTGGTGAgctcctctctctgtttctgtagGTTTAAACttctcagaaataaatacataggggcgcctgggtggctcagtcgttaagcgtctgccttcggctcaggtcatgatgccaaggtcctgagatcgagccccgcatcgggctccctgctcggcggggagtctgcttctccctctgcctccaccccttctccccactcatgctttctctctctgtcaaataaacaaataaagtctttaaaaaatatatctcctTTTCACCTGGACTTCTCCCTGCAGACATCGGCAGAGGGTCGTTCTCTGTGGGGGCCTCTGGGGCACTGCAGGGGGCTGAGCagcatccccaccccacccccttggaGCCAGGAGCACACCCAGTAGGACACCCACAATCACCCCAGGCCAGAGCCCCTGCCTTAGAAGCTAAAAGGAATCTCCAGCACAGAAGGGGGCAGACAGATGCTGCTGTGGGTCTCGGGAGGGCACACGGTTCTGTGGCCCCCACCAccttttctgtccctttcctgcCCCCCACTGAGTGGGGCTCACCCCAGCCCCTAGACCCGCAGACCACGTCTTGCTCTGCTGGGGCCACAGGGACCCCAAGAGGGAaggagtgcagggaggggcattGTCAGCTTCCATGCCTCAGGGAGGAGTCAGGACCCCCAGCCCAAGCCCCTGTCTCCTCCCTGGGGAGCAGTTCTGACCCCCATGCTCCCTGAGGTCCCAAAGGTGCAAGGAGGAAGTGCGGATGCCCGCCCAGCTGTGGGGCAACCCCAACGGCCTCCCCTAGTTGGGGCTTCAGagggggtggcaggcagggggTACCCCCGGAGCCCCTGCCCAACCCTGACCACGGCCCTCACACCCATCCTGCTGGCCCTGTGTCGGGCCAcatgtccatctgtctgtctgggCCCTGCTGATTCTGGGGGACTGTCCACTCAAGCCCGTCAGTCCAACGCCCTCACTGCAgaatggggacactgaggcaggaCCAGGGCAGGGCTCCATCCACTCCTGGGGATGAAGGCTCcgaggagagtgggagaggagagaatgggaATCTCTGGGCCGTTCCaccgtttccccatctgtcaaatggacaaaaatggacaaaatcctGAGGGTGTGGTGGGAAGTACATGTGAGCAGTGAGCGCCTGGGCCTCAGGCACAGCAAGCGTTCAGTAAGTgctggtgagggtgagggtgcACAATCGCGGGCGGGGCACGCAGCTGTGGGTGGGGGCGTGGATGTGGGTGGGGGCACGCGGGtgcaggtgggggtgagggtgcaCGATCGCAGGTGGGGCACGCAgctgtgggtgggggtgagggtgcaCGATCGCAGGTGGGGCACGCAGCTGTGGGTGGGGGCACGCGGGtgcaggtgggggtgagggtgcaCGATCGCGGGCGGGGCACGCAGCTGTGGGTGGGGGCACGCGGGtgcaggtgggggtgagggtgcaCGATCGCGGGCGGGGCACGCAGCTGTGGGTGGGGGCACGCGGGTGCAGGTGTGGGTGAGGGTGCACGATCACGGGTGGGGCACGCAGCTGTGGGTGGGGGCACGCGGGTGCAGGTGTGGGTGAGGGTGCACGATCGCGGGTGGGGCACGCAGCTGTGGGTGGGGGCACGCGGGTGCAGGTGTGGGTGAGGGTGCACGATCGCGGGTGGGGCACGCAGCTGTGGGTGGGGCACGCAGCTGTGGGTGGGGGCACGCGGGtgcaggtgggggtgagggtgcaCGATCGCGGGTGGGGGTGTGCGGgtgcaggagggggtggggcgcaGGCAGGTCGATGACCTCAGTGCTAGAGGAGTGGGAACCAGCGATGGTCCAGGGCCTTCATCCTGATGAGGATGCTACATGCCTCCATTtgctcatttgcaaaatgggtgGCCCCACCGGCTTCCCCCTCCTGCTTCTTCAAACCCTCCCTGGCCTTCAGGACTGCGAGCTGCCATCCTCAGGAAACCTTCAGAAATAATAAGCATGTGGCTGCCAGGCTCTACCTCCCCCAAGCAGTGGCTCTGCCAGGACCCGCCCCCTTCCGCTGGGAagaccccccaccccatgcaagCCATGggacacccattttacagatggggagatggAGGCTCCAAGAGGTCCTGGGCCTGGGTTGAGGTCACACAgtggctctgccctccccccagtctgggggctccctgggccccaggggtGGCAGAAACCTTGGGTGGGCGGGAAGCTGAGCCCCACTCACAGCCCTACATGGCAGGCATCCATTCAAGCTCTGTGCTGCCCACTGCCCACTGCCTGGGGTCCAGTGAGTGCGTGGAGGCcgccctgccctgggcctgggctgggaggTGGCCCTACATTGggccaccccctccttccctctgcccaacccTCTCATGCCAAACTAGGCGGAGCTCCTCCCCTACTCTGCAGCCTGAACTGGCCCCCTGGCATCAGGACAAGGCCCCAGGAGGGTTGAGCTCAAGCCCGGTGTCCTGACCCCAGGCCCCAGCACATACCTCAGATGGTCAAGGCCTCCTGGGCAGCTGTGGGGAGTCACGGAGAGGGCTGTGCTCTGGGTGtcgcaggggcagggggagccagTGAATGGGGGGCCAGGCGATGGCACCTGGATTCCTCAGTAACTCCATCCTGGTGGGAGTGGCGCCCAGGCCCACCTGGCCAAGGTCAGCATCACTCACCTGTTTGAAGTCAACGGCAATGCACGACCCAGAGGAGAAGCTCAAAGACACTGTCCTCCTATGGACGGCTGGGCACCGCCAGCAGGCCTGTAGGACCCCATCACTCATCCTGCAgtaaacatttatggagtgcctactGCTTACAAAGCCCCATGCTGATGCTGAGACACGGCCTGGCATACAACAGGCTTTGTGGAGACAGAGCCATCCAGACAGCCCCACAGTCACCCTTTGGGTGCACGGGACCACCCGTGCCTCCCAGCCTCACCCTGGCCATCCCGCGATACCTCATCCCCAGCCTTGCTGGCGACCTCACCCTTCTTGGTGTAACTTCTACCCCTCTCTGGTTTACTGTTCCCCGTCGGGCTGTGTTTCCCCCAACTataccttccttcctcccccccaccctcggtcccttccccccccccgcccccagcgcaGAGGCAGGGTCCCCAGGGCCTAGCATAGGACCACGAATACAGTCGGTACTCAATAAGTGTTTTGTAGGTGAATTAATGCCACAGTGACAAATGTTACAAAGGAGAGGCCCGTGGTGTCAGAGAACATAAAACAGCCCTGGCGGGGTTTAGAGGGGTCAACAAGGCAGgatccctggaggaggtgacttcCAGGTGGAGCCTGAGGTGAGTGAGAGGGGCCAGGTGGAGGGACAGCATGTGCCAAGTCCTGGAAGAGGCCCTTTGGCATGGGCAGGACGCGCGTGGATGTGGGGAGCGGGCGGCCGCGGGGCCTGGAGACAGCGCTCTGCCCCAGCTGGACCTCCCCGCCACCCTCCATGCTCGGATGGGGGGCGCCCAGTGCCCCCGGCAGGACCAGCAGCTGCCCACAGCGCCCAGTGCCTGCCCATGGCTGGGGCTTCCCGGGCGCCCCTCACCGCTGCTCAGGTCCTGCAGGAGCCTTGGTCGCGTGGCCGGAGGGACTCCCGAGAGGCCTGGGTGCCCTGGAGCAGAAGGGACGGCCCGGGACGGAGGGCGGGCGGGCAGCCCACTGAGCGGCTGCTGGTCGTGCTTGGAGGCCCCACCCGGACGGGGgactccgggggggggggtgtgtgggcTAGCCTCGGCCCCCTCAAGCAGAGAGGGCTCTCTGAATGTACGCAGCAGCCTTCGTGGGTCTGAGGGCTTCCGCGCGTGGGGAGGTGTGGTGATCAGTGCAGTGTTGCTCCGGGAGCCACACCCAGAGCCCAGGGGGCCACATATACAGTAAGAGGCCAATAAACACCTGCTCCCCTCAGGCCTCGTCTCCCTCCGCGTCCACACGTCCTAAAGAAAACTCCAGACTCAAAACATTTTACCCCTAAATGGCATGaggccacccccagccccctttCCCTGACGTAGCCGCATCCTGGCCACCTCAGCCCGGCCCGGGCGACCGACCGACCTGCCCACACCCTCCCTGGAGGGCTCAGCAGCCCCTTGGCCTGCAGCTGCATCCTTCAGACCGTGGACCCCTTTGTGGTCCGGGACGGTACCGCCCGGCAGTGCTCCGACCTGCCCCTGTGTACGGGGGCAGTGCAGGGGTGAGGGCGGCCCCTGAGCCACCCCTCCCACAGATGCCCCAAGCACAGGGGCCGACCACAAGCCCTGAGGTGGGAACTGTACACAGAGAATGGGCAGAAAgctgcttcctccctgcccctgcccacagATGGCCCTttgccaccccacccctgccccacggCGACATCGGTAAAAGTTGAAACTCCTCCCCAGGTTCCTGTCTGTCCTTTCCGGGTGGGAAGAGCGGCCGAGCGTCCCCCGCAGCCCAGTCCCCCAGCCCCAGACTCGGGATGGGGAGGTTGGGGCAGAGGCCTGGAGATTGGGGGAGGCCCAGGGTACTGTGGGTCTCACTTCCCGGATGCACACAGACGTGGGTTTTAATCCAGCCCTGCCAGGGTGGCCCTGGTCAAGTTGCTACccgtctctgtgcctcagtttccttgtctagaAAATCGAGTGACCCCAGACATTTCCCAGAACTGCCCACGGAGCCCCACCCTGGCCCTCAAGGCCCAGCCTTCTGTCTCCCAACTCCCAGCACAGGGATCAGTCATCAGGgaggcttcccggaggaggtggCAAAGCCTGAGCCGACTGGATAGGAGTATAAGGAGAGGGCTGCCAGCCCCGGGCACAGCAAGCGCAAAGGCTCCGCGTAGGGACAAGAGCGCGGGGGAGGAGGCCCGCAGCGTGGGTGGAGTGCCCGAGGCAAGGAGAGCAGGgccgggagggggtggggccacGGAAATGAACTGGGGTGGGCCTAGAGGAGCAGTTGGAGGCTGGAAGAGGTAAGGGTCATTGGCCAGCTGTGGAGGGGGCGAGCGGTCGTGGCAAGGAGGCCATCCGGGCTCACAGGGGACGCACAGAATCGGAAGGCAGCTCTTGGTTGACTCTGCTGCCGCCTGGTGGCAGCTGGCGCGTTGGCGCAAGCGTGAGAACCCCTCTTCTCAGCTCTGCCGGCGGAGCCGACCACCGCAGGGGAGGGGTTTACAGCTTACAGCAGCCGTGCCAGGAGCCAACGTCGTGGCCCCATCCTGGGAAATGTATGCTGATGAGTGTCAGGAGGATGTCAGGAATTCCCCGAATTTCccaggagcccaaggcagggaaGTGGTTTCCATAAAAAGCCCAGAGGGACCTTTAGTGCCCAGAGAGGGGGGTAAATGAGGCTTGTGGGAGGGAATGAAGCCCACTGATGGGAACACAGAGACCAGAAagccagccccccgcccccccccgcctcgGTGTTTCCGTGGGCTCATGCCTGTGATGCTGGATCAGGAGAGGTCTGCGCGCCGCGAAGATCAGACCCCAGAAGGGGAGGCGGGGGGTGCTGGGGTGATTTGCTGGAGGTGGGCTGGGCTTGTGGCGATTCGGGGAACCACAAAACCACAGGGTGGAGGCCTCAGGGAGTGAGCGTCCTGGGAGGCCGGGGTCTGCGCCCGGTGGGGCCACTCCCCATAGCTCACGGGTCCCCGGCTCCCGCGGTTGGGAAAGACGCTTAAGTCATGTTCCTACAGTGGCATAACTCAGACCGAGTACAATGCACGCCGCCCGCAAGCCTCGGAGCCGCCGCCACTCTGGTCTGGAATTAGAGCCTCCCTGGGCTGTGCCCCTCAAGGCGGTCACCACCCTGCCCTCCGGAAGGCGGTTAATGGTTAAcaaccctctctctttcttatctAAGGGCTTTATAAaccttcattcatttaatccttgcaacaacccGGAGACAGAGCCTAGTGTTCAAGCTATCGTTCTataggtgaggacactgaggcacggAGGGGTAGAGTCGGTGGCCTGGACTGGTGCAGTAGGCAAGCGGCCACACGAGGATATGAACCCAAAGTCAACACACTTGACCACCACGACACGGATGAACAGAGTATACAGTTGGTGCTCAATTGATGCAGCTTTGGTTAAATCTGCTGTCCCTGCCAGAGCCACTTCCTCCAAAGACATGGCTGCCTCcactctcccccatccccagacCAGAAAGGGGTGCCTGCTAAGTGCTCTATGGCCACTTTAACAAAGCGGGTTGGGGGGACCctgccaggaggggagggggcaggactgGTTGGTGTGCATCAGACCAAGGGAGGGATAAAGGGCGGacattgagcacctgctgtgtgccggGCTCTGGGACAGCAGGGCCGGCGTCCTCAACCCTGGAGAGTATGGGATTCTCTGGCCACAGAGGAGGACCCCAGCCgtggccccagccctgggcagtcCCGGGGGCCCCGCCCGCCCGTCCTGCGGATGGATCCGTTGGCTCCCTCCCCTGAACCTGGTCCGAGCCAGGAGAACGTTGCTTCTTGCGACAGCAGGGCCTGCTGTAGCGGGAGCATCCCGGGGGAGGCAGGAAGTGCAACAGGGGtcatggggctgggggccaggccctggggaccccAGCTCCGTTGTTTGCTGAGTTCTGCTGCTGCTCCAGGCAGGAGCGCCCCACCTAAGAGGAGGTTAGGTCCAGCCCGCAGGCCTGGGCTGGAATCCAGCAGTGCCGCTCAGGGCGGGTAGGGGGCTCAGCCGGGCTCAGGGAGGTGGGCGTTGGGGCCCACTTCCCAGAACTTCTGCTGGCGGCCAGATGGCGACCAGGCCCCTGGCTGAGAGTTACAGCCAGGAAGCCTGGAGGGCCAAGCCCTCATCGGGAGGGGCTGCAGACCACCCTCCTGCTGGGAACCATGGGGCCTGGGGCTGAGCCCAGATCtcccggggtggggcggggggggggggtgtgtgtcaCTGGACAGGAACTGATCAGGAAGGCCCTCACTCTCCTCATCTCAGACAGGGACCCAGCAGCCCGGCCGCCGCTGTGGAATGTCAGGACAGTGCACGGTGCcctgggtaaactgaggcacatggGGACCACCCCCCCAGCCAAGGTCCTTCGGGACTAGGGTGCCAGCTTTAGTAAAAACACAGGATGCCTAGTTATATGTGAATGTCAAGTAAACAGTGACTAGCTGTAGAGAAGTGTGTCCTGTGCAATATTTGGGAGCtacttattctaaaaaaaaattgtttatctgACCTTCCCATTGAATCATGCAGCCCTAGCGGAGACCGTGCTGGAGGCAACCTGGGCCCCTCGcgcacctcctcccacccccctcttccCATCACTCACcccccagggcaggggagaggaagtggggaCACCTGGCCCCACCGTGGGGCAACTGCAACGGCCTCCGGGCATGGGGTTATAAGAGGGGCAGATGGGCGCAGGGGGGCAGAGACGCCAGAGCCCCGGCCCGGCCATGACTCCAAGCCGCAGcgcctccagccctgccctcgCGCCCCTGCTGCTGGCCATGCTGCTGGGCGGTGAGTGGGGCCACGtgtctgtccgtctgtctgtccctctccgcGTGCCCTGGACCCTCACGGCCCCTCACCCTCGTGGGAAGGTGGCAGCCAGGACGAGGAGGCCCGTTTGCAGAGGAGGACACGGGTTCTGAGTGGTGAGGCCGCCAAGGGAGCCCAGAGCCGGGGTTCGAACCAGAGGTCATGCTCTGGGGACCCCGAAGCCGTTAGGTCTCAGCCTAGCTGTGCTGGGTCAGGGTGTGGGGTGGTGGCAGGCCCCCTctgccctctgggcctcagttccctccccTGGGCCACAAGCCCGTGAGGAGCCCCAATCCCGCTGTGAGGTCCAGGGGGCACTGGCCCCCAGGCGGGGCTCCTCCATGGtgctcaccgccccccccaccccgtgtccTCAGGCCCGGCCCTGGCCTCGGAGATCGTGGGTGGCCGCGACGCCCGGCCCCACGCGTGGCCCTTCATGGTGTCCCTACAGCGGCGTGGAGGTCACTTCTGCGGTGCTACTCTCGTCGCCCCCAACTTCATCATGTCGGCTGCCCACTGCGTGGATGGTTTGTGAGTCACCCTGGCTCATGCCTGCCTTTCGGGGAGCCCCGTCTCCACATCTGTGTAATGGGGAGAGTGAGGCCAGGAGCCCAAGGTCCTCCCAGGGGCCCGCCCCGCGCCGggcccgccccgcgcccgccccgcgcccgcaTTAGCGCACCCTCCCCGCCAGGCCTCCCTGGGCTCTGGTGGGGCCCAGCTGAGCTCTGGGGGCTCCCTACCACCAGGACCACCTCCAATCACCTCCTGTCTCTCCCTTGCTGCAGGAACTTCCGGTCGGTGGTGGCCGTGCTGGGGGCACATGACCTGGGGCAGCGTGAGCCCACCAGGCAAACATTTGCCATCCAGCGGGTCTTTGAAAACGGCTTCAACCCCCAGATTCTGCTGAACGACATCGTGATCCTCCAGGTGtggagctgggcagggcagggtggggatgCCCAAGAGGGGACCCGGCAGGTGCAGAGGCCCAGGGGCAGgatgcctggggagggggccagagACTGGGGGACACGGTGGGAGCCCCGGCCCTAAGCGGGTACGTGACCCTGTTGTACCTCAGTCTCCACCTCTGTAACAGGGGGAAATAAACCCCGCCTGGCAGGGCTGTTGAGAACTTAAATGAGATGATATGGGAAGCTCTGAGCCGTTGTCGATCCACAAACGGTTGTTATTTGTGTGACCGAGCACAGGGACAGTTCCTGTCTTTGTGAAATGGGGCAAAATTCCCCACATTCAGCTGGCGTGAGACGTAAGGGTGaaaccctcccttccccactgcttgCAAAGTTATGATTATTCTCTGGGAATGTTCTAGAACAAGGGTTTTATTGTCATTGCTGTTGCCCACGGTGTGTTTTATTGAGTACCCACTGTTTACTGCATTCAAGGCATGTCCAGAGATGCCCTGAGCCACTGTGGTTGCTCCCATtgtagagatggggaaactgaggctcggggaggAGAGGGTCATGGCCCACCACCCCCCGTGACGCTCTGACGCTCTGTCCTGCCCACTGCAGCTCAATGGGTCAGCCACCATCAACAGGAACGTGCAGGTGGCCAGGCTGCCTGCCCagaatcaaggtgtgggcagtgGGGTACCGTGCCTGGCCATGGGCTGGGGCCAGCTGGGCACGAACCGGCCACTACCCAGGATCCTGCAGGAGCTCAACGTGACCGTGGTGACCACCCTCTGCCGCCGAGCCAACGTGTGCACGCTGGTGCCCCGCCGGCAGGCCGGCATCTGCTTTGTGCGTACTGCCAGCCCCCCGAGGCCCTACCCCGCTCCCGCCTGGGCTGCAGCCAGAGCCCTGGAAGCCCAGCCTCCCAACCCTGTCTGTCTCCACAGGGGGACTCTGGCGGGCCCCTGGTCTGCAACGGGCTGGTCCAGGGCATTGACTCCTTCATCCGCGGAAGCTGCGGCTCTGGGTTCTACCCGGACGCCTTTGCTCCGGTCGCACAGTTCGCAGACTGGATCAACTCCATCATCCACCGTGGCCACGaccgcccctccctccacccgcGGGACCCGGCCAGCAGGACCGGCTAGCAAGGGGCCGCCCCTGGCCCGGCCCTGCCCGCACTGCATCCTTCGCGTCTCACACAATAAAAACCCTCTCTGTTTTGTACGCATGTGTCCAGGTGCCGGTGGTTGTGCAGCTGGGTATGGAACACAGTCAGCAAAGTGTCTGGGGTGTCTCACGAGCGTGTTGTCACCAAAGAGTGGCAAATCCAGGGCATTGGGGTAAGAaggcccttccccaccctccacaaAAGGACGCCGGTTGCCATTTCGGGTTCCCAGCGAATGACATTAGTGTGCCGGTGGCGAGGGTACAGACTGGAGCCGCTGCTCACTGAGGGCCCCACGGCACAGGGCCTGCGCTGGGTCTTTGCTCCCGTTCACTCCGCTGGCCCTCTCTCCGGCCCTTGAGGCGGCTCCCATCGgcgccccattttgcagatgaagaagt is a window of Zalophus californianus isolate mZalCal1 chromosome 1, mZalCal1.pri.v2, whole genome shotgun sequence DNA encoding:
- the LOC113916132 gene encoding neutrophil elastase-like, producing the protein MTPSRSASSPALAPLLLAMLLGGPALASEIVGGRDARPHAWPFMVSLQRRGGHFCGATLVAPNFIMSAAHCVDGLNFRSVVAVLGAHDLGQREPTRQTFAIQRVFENGFNPQILLNDIVILQLNGSATINRNVQVARLPAQNQGVGSGVPCLAMGWGQLGTNRPLPRILQELNVTVVTTLCRRANVCTLVPRRQAGICFGDSGGPLVCNGLVQGIDSFIRGSCGSGFYPDAFAPVAQFADWINSIIHRGHDRPSLHPRDPASRTG